The genomic interval CGTGTGTTCCAACGGTGTTTGGAGTAAATATTCCAGCGGCTGTAATACTCGTTCCGCTCCAAGTTCCACCTGTTGGAGATCCGATTAAGGTAATGGTCCCAGAGCCGAAGCATTTGGAAGAATCAGGCCCTGCTAAAGCAGGAATTGGATCTGTAACGGTGACGATTAATGTATCTGTATTGGTACAACCGTTTCCATTCGTGAAGGAATAAACGAGGTTGAAACTTCCAGTTCCGCTTGGAGTGAAAATTCCTGTAGATGTTACGTTGGGTCCCGTCCACGTTCCTCCAGCTGGAGTTGGTGTCAGTGTAAATGGAATGGGTTGATTACATAGATTGACATTTGGTCCTGCATTTACAATTGGCAATGGATTCACAGTTATTATAGCAGTTGTAGTTCCTGAACAAGTTCCGTTGGAACCCACAATGGTGTAAGTTTGAGTAGCAGTTGGATTTGCAGTTACAGTTGCTGTATTGGTTGCAGATAATCCAGTTGCTGGACTCCAAGTATAAGAAGTTGCTCCCGAAGCTGTCAAGGAAACGGATTGCCCATTACAAATTGTTGCACTTGGAGGTGTCACTGTAATTACGGGAATTGGATTTACGATTAATGTGACGGATGAACTCGGACCTGGACAACCAGCCATAGTTCCAAATACGGTGTATGTTCCTGCCTGAGTAGCTGTGACGTTCGTGAGATTAAAGTTTTGCTGATTACTCGTAAATGAATTTGGTCCAGTCCAAGAATAAGTTGTGGAAGCAGAAGCATCCGAAGTGAAATTGGCAGTACTTCCTGCACAAACTGGGCTGTTTACTTGCGGATTGAGGACTGGAGGAATTGGTCGGATAACCACGGATGCATTTGCAGTTGTTGTTCCGCAGGCATTCGTTACGGCCAATGAAATAGGAAATGTTCCAGCAGTTGGATATGAAATTGCTCCAGGAACAAGCGTTGCTACACTATTTGGAGAACCTCCCGTAAAAGTCCATAAATAGGAATCGGAGGGTTCTAAACAATCAATAACGCTTGCTGTTGGGCTGACACTTAAACCAGCACAAACACTTGGAACTGTATTAATGATCACTTGTGGCGGTTTTTGAGCAACGATTGGCTGATTGGTAACAAAAGACCCGCATGAATTGCTTAAAGTAAGTCTTACCGTATAGTTTCCAGCTTGTGTGAATTGAATTTGAGGATTAACAGATGAAGCATTAGTTCCCCCCACGAATGAGAAACCTCCTGAAGCTGGTAAACAAGGACTTCCATTGAAAAGTACTGTCCAAGTTCTCGTTACATTACAAGTGTTTGCTAAGTTTGATGCATCTGTTACTTGAGCAGTAAATGGAATACACGCTGAAGTAGGAGTAATTGTAAACGAAGGAGTGGGTGGACTTTCAATACATACTGTGCGTGTTATCACATTTACACTACACGTATTTGTGGTTGTTAGCGTTACTGTATATGTTCCTGGAGCTGTGTAAATATGTGTTGGACTTGTAGCAGTAGTTGTTGTTAATGTTTGTCCATCTCCAAAGTTCCATTGGAATACTGTATTTGAGCTACAGGCACTGTTAAATCCCGTTTGAGTGGAATTTATAAAGGAAACTGCTGAGCCAACACAATTGTTTACTGCTGCAACATTGAAATTCGCCTGCGGTCCAGTATAAACACGGATAGGGGAGATAGAAGCTTCACTGCTATCACACAAATTAATTGCTTTAATTCGGAATACAAATTGATTACCAGCTTGTCCGCATGATGAAGTTGTGTAAGTATGACAAATAGTTGCTGGAGGAGGATGAGATAAGGTGTCTGTAGGTGACCCATCTCCGTAATTGACCACGTAAAAAGTGGTGTTGTGATTGGAGGTATAATTACTCAGTGGAAAACAAAGTGTTATTGGTCCACAGCCTGTTGTAGCTCCTGGATTTGCAGCACCAATAGCCGGATTAGTAATATTCGCAATGTTGTAGGAAACCGTTTGAACACAGCCATTATTTCCAGTTACGGTATAATCCAACGTAAAAATCTCTGCAGTGGTGTAATTATGAGATAATCCACCTCCAGGAAAAGTACCTGAATTAAAGTCTGGAGTACCGTCTCCCCATTGAATAGTATAGTTTGAAATGGCCGTAGTTGAAGAAGCATCAAAAACGGTCATGGTAAAGTTTGAGCCATCACAATTGCGCATTTCGGCAATCGGATCGATCAATGCTGGATTTGGAAGCGCATTAATTGTAACTGTTTGGCTAATAGTTGAGGTACACCCATTTGAATTCGTAACAACTAATGTGACTGTGTAATTTTGACTTCCAGTACCAACTAAATTGAATTGATGTGTAGGATTTGTTTGAGAGCTAGTATTTTGTCCTCCAGAACTAGGATCTCCAAAATTCCAAGCATAACTGAGTCCTGTTCCAGTGGAGGTATTTGTAAATTGAATGGGAATATTGGAACAACTGTTGTTGCCTGTAAAGTTAAATGAAGCTGTTGGAGGAGGTGCTACTGTAATCGTCACATTATTGTCGTCTGTGCATCCTAAAGATGAGGTAACAGTGAGTGTATACGTTTGATTACTTGTTGCTGTGAGTGTTGGGTTTGCACATGTAGTACAAGAGAGTCCTGTAGCTGGAGACCACGAGTAAGTTAATGTTCCCGCCCCAGTTCCAGCAGGAGTTCCACCGAGAACTGTGGATGCTCCAAGACAAACTGTTACATCAGGACCTGCATCTGCATTACATTGAGCAAATAAATTACTTTGGAGTAAAAGGCAAGCAGTAAGTAGAAGGAGAGAGTTCTTCATTTTCATTTGCGTAGTTGGTACAAAGGATCAAAATAAATTTGAATTTCCAAATACCTCAATTGTAGTAATAGTTATTCCAAAAGATTGGGTAGCTAATTTATGAAATAAAAAGGAAAAAAGAAAAAAGAAAGTCAGGGTAACAAAAAAAGTCCCACATATGCGGGACTTTTTCTAAGTTATGATGACTATTTATTAGTTGATAGTCAATTTTTTTGTTGTTGCATTTCCGTTAGAAAGAACTACTACTGTATAAATACCAGCTTGAACATCAGAAACATTGAATGATTGTGATGTTCCTGCGTTTTGAGCAGTCAAGATTGTTCTTCCAGCCATGTCAATAATAGAAACTGTTTCATTTCCAGATAATCCAGAAATAAGAACTGATTCATTTGCAGGGTTTGGATACACACCAAAAGTTGCTTTATTGTTTTTAGAAAGCGCTAAATACTCATCTGGAGCAACACTACTCATAACTAGTGTTTGATCCAAATTAAATAAATTACTTGTTACTTTAAGATTTGAGTGAACAAAAACAGGTAAACCATTTGTAGTAACAGAAAGATCGTAATATTCATATTGAACTCTCTCAACAACTACAGGCCCAGCTAATGTAGTAGCAGTTGCATTATCAACAATTTTGAAACGAGTAATGTTGTTCAGTGTAGTTGTAGCATTCAATTTCAATGTTCCTGTACCATCAACTGTTGTGGTAATTGTACCTGATGTTGCTGCACTACCAAGAACCGGAACTTGAGAGTCACCTGAGTAAGTATCGGTCAGCGTATTTGTTAAAGCATAGGGATAATTCATTAATTTTGCTGGATTCGCATCGAATCTAACTTGAACTGTTTGACCAGGTCCAGTTTCGAAAACGTATCCTTGAGATGATCGATCACTAGCTGTAGAAGAAAAATAACTTGTTGTAAAACCTGGGATTTCAATTGCTTTTGTAGCACCAGCATAGTTACTCGCATTTGCAGTTGTAGTAGCATCAACAACAAGAACTGTTTTAGATGAATTAGGGTAACCAATAGTGGTACTGTAATCCCATGTCGCAGTTGCAGTAGCGTAATTTACTGCGTTAGAATCTAGAACGTACATGATACGCGTATTCCCAATTGTTGGTTCATTTGCTTGTGTGAACTGACCAAATGCAGCTCCTGTAAGTAAGCTCGTAGCTAATAGTAAATTTAATTTCATAGTTTATTTTTTTCTAAAATTACAACATTACATGATTACCTTTTCCGTTTTTATTTAAATGGTAACATTTGTTTCCTTTTTAAATGCTTATTTAACAAAAAGGTTGGAAAATTAATTTATGCTTTAAATCATAAACATGACTCCAGCTCTGCAACTGAATAAATTGGAAAGTCTCGATTGTAGTATCTTTCGTTCATTTCTATCATCAGGGGAGGAATACTCCGAATTGAAGATTATCAATGAAGGGTTGAGATTTAAATGGAAATAACCACCAAGATTTATTGCCATCCATCGAGTAATTGGTATTCTATATTCAGCTCCCAAAAGTGAAGTCATTGCTAGTTTTGGAGATCGGGAGAAACTGATTTTTTGATACTTGAATACTTTTTCGTACGTATTGTATGTGTAATAATTCGATGGGTAATTTTTTGAAATACCTACAGTAAATTCGATACCCAATCCGACGATATAAGTGAGTCCGACAGGGGCATTTGAATTATTCTTTGCGCTAAATTCAACACGAGGCATTATTCGATAGCTTCTATATTCGAATCTTACATCATAAGATTGCGTGTACTTTACATTATAAGCTCTTAGTGAGAGTGCGCTTCCATGTAAGTAATTGAAGTCTATTGATAATCCCAGTTTTTTGGTTAATGAATAGCCAACCGTTGCATGAAAGGAATAATTAAAAAGTCCTTTGGAGGATTTTTTATAAAATTCAGTGCCTCTGTGGTAACTTCTAAAAGAACGTTCATTTCCATCTGATAGGTATGAAACGAGGTTGAAGTTTCCTCCAGCTCCAAGTGTCAATTGAAATCGCTTATTGTAAAAGCTAAGATCTTGAGAATGTATTGAAAATACAGCCAAAAGGAATAATAGTAGAATAGAAGCTTTCATTTTAGTTGGATTAAAATGATTATAAATAGGTTATTACTAACAGGGTGAAGATATAAAAAAGAATAGAAAGGTGTGGTTTTGAATATGGATTTATGCTTTAAAGCATAAACATGACTCCAACTCTAAAACTTGCCAAATTTTGAAAACGGTAAATAGATAATTGTCTTGAAAATTTCCAAGAATCTGTTTTCATATCGATTTTCCCAAAAATATCTGCATCTGTTAACCAGGCCTGAACAGGAATATTTAAGGTTAAATAGCCGCCAAAATTTAATGCGATACTTTTGGTTAATGGATATCTATATTCCAATCCGTATAAGGCAGTGATGTTAATTCCTGGTTTCCTGGAAAAAGAAAAGGGAGTGTTGGGAGCGTAGGTTCCAGTGGTAGTTTGTTCCAGATAATTGTATTCATCATTGATGAAAGCATCATAATTTTTAGAAACTCCAGTTGACAATTCAACGCCCAAACCAATTACATTGACTAATCCGATGGGGGAATTGGAACCATGTAAACCAAGTTCAATTTTGGGCATTATTCGAATCGTGCGGTAGTTAATCCGAGCTGTTCTTCCAAGTGTGATTTCCATGCTCGAAGTATTCTCATTGTAGACTTCTCTATATCCATAATTATCAATGAACATATTCCCGAAATAGTAATTGAAATCAACTGTTAAGGCAATATTCGGGTTTAATTGTACTCCTAAATTTCCATAAACACTGTAATTAAATTGATCCGCATTTTTGGAACCTCCTAAATACTGGTAATAGTATTGACGGTAATGTCGTTCATTGCGACTAATAATCTTCAAAATACTGTTGTGATGAATTCCTCCTCCCAATTGAATAAAAAAACGGTTGCCATAAAATCCAATAGCTTGTTTGTTCTTTTTAGGTCTACCTACTTCGTTGTTCGTTTGAGAAAAAGAATAGGAAGAACTCACTAAAATAATCCACAGAAGATGAATTGTTAGTTTGTACATTCAAAAGATTTAAAGCATAATTACTAAGCCTGTACGCAAACTAAATAAATTTTGAAGTCTTGTCAACGATAAACGATCTTTCATTTCTCGATCCCAGTTTTTATTTCCGTAAGGATCGTAATCGCCGAAATCTAAACCAATAAACTCATTTGCGATGACAGAAATAGGTAAGTTCAAATGGAGATATCCACCAAAATTCCAAGCAATATTTTTGGTTATTGGTAGACGATATTCTAAACCATATTGAACCGTGAGATTGAATGCAAACTCATCAACAAAGGTCATGTTCTTTTCGTAAGGGTTTCCAATCGCAGAGATATATTGAGGGTCTACCATTATATATCTTCCTGATTTTGCTTTAGACATTTCTACACCTATTCCCAAAACATTTACCAAGCCAACAGGTGCACTTGAGCTTCGAGATCCTATTTCTATTCGGGGCATGATTCGAATCGTATTGTATGAAATTCTACCGTCAATTCCTGCTATGGAAGTATAGTTCCCCAAGTTGTCATAAAATTCCTTCCCTCCATAGCCTCTAAGAACCATGTTTCCAAAGTAATAATTGAAATCCACAGAGAAAGTAGTTCGTTTACCGATTACAACCCCAAGATTTCCATAAACACTATAATTAAATTGATCTGACTTCGTTTCACTCCTATATTTTTCATAATAAGTACTATTTCTCATATCTCTTTCATAGGAACTGGCAAATTTCAGTAAAGTATTGTGATGAATACCCCCTCCAAATTGCATCACGAAGCGCTTACCATAGAATCCAATAGTTGATTTTTTCTTTGCTGAAGTTGTTTGTCCGTATGAATGTGCTGCGGAAAGAAATAAAATTCCAACAATCAATGTTGTTATTAATTTAGACATGTCTGATTAATTTGTTGATTTGAAAATTTCGTAATACTTAGATCCTAGAAGTACTTTGGAAGGTCTTCCACTAATTAAGTAAACTTCCGAATAATCTGCATGTCCAGTCTTTAAGTCAATTCCAATGAAATTGATTAATGTTTTTTGAGAATCTAGAAGTTTTCCTGTCAGTAACATCAATGCCACAGGAGGAATATACCACGTTGCAAGAACGGGTCTTGCGATTTCCATCGGTTCACTTTTTTTCTGATCCAAGTAAAAAATGGTTGGAATCAAAATGACATCTGAATTATATTTCTTAGACATTTCTTCAATAACTACATAATCGATGGGGAAAAAATCTACTTTTCCATAATTCTCATTCTGTCTTAAGGCAGATTTGATATACATGAATGCATTGATTCCTTCAATCGTTAAGTTATTAGGAGCATTGTCTGTATTGATTGTATATCCATTTTTGCTACCTTCAGCTAAGATTAATTCTGTAGCATGTGTTTTGATTGATTCTGAAAGTTTGATCGTTTTTTTAGAAGATTCAGCAATTTCAACATCTGTATCTACTAAAGCAATGGATTTTGATTTCAAATCAGGAATTGTTGGAATTAATTTTGATTTGTTTTCGCGTGCTAAAGAATCCTTTTCTTTGCTATTCAATGATTTATTATACGCAAGTTTGAATTGCTTTACAAATCCGCTATCCGACATAATATCATGCATACCATAGAGGTAATAATTTGTTGAATCAAATACTTGCGCATCAATGTTTCCATCTGCAGTTCGCTTTTTCTTGATTTTATCGTATTTAGAACCTGTGTTTTGAACTGCTTCATTCTTCTTCAAGGTATCCACCGGAATTTTAGCGATTGAATCATTGTAGTCTTTGTTTTTTACAATTGCAGTGCTGTAATCGTACTTCGAAAATGCCTCCAATGAAAATTGCTTTGTAGTTGCAGCAGTTTCCACCATTCTTTGGTAAATAGCTTGAATTTCTGAATTGTTGGGATTACTTGACTTGATATCATAGATTTCTCTTAAAGCAATGGTGGACATTTCTGCCTTTTCCATTTTCTTTAAAATAGAATGAAGGATAGCAATTTCTCCTTCTTTGTGTAATTTAGTTTCAAAAGGTTTGGACAAGGATGCAGATTTTGACTGTGCCAAAGCAAGCCATGTTTTAGCTTTCATTGATTTCAAATATTCTGAATTTGGAAACTCTTTTTCCAATACATATATGGAATACAAAGCGTTTGTTAAGTCCAAAGCTAATATGCTATTTCTGATAGATTCAAATCGTGCAATGTTTCTAATTTCCGCAAAACGATTTCCGCCAACTACTGTTGCATTTCCTTTCCAGCTAGTTCCTTTTTCTAACACATCTACAACTTGTTTCTTGCGTTTTGAGATATTTGGATGAGAACTCTTGCTATCGTTATAGTTTTCTTCTGCTGTAATAGGGAATTCTTCTTTCGGAAATTTAAATGAAGGCATGTAGAATTCTTTTGAATTAAAGAAGTCCATTGGTATTTTTACTTCATCAAATGGCAAGTAAGCGTACATCAATACATCAAAAGTAGGTTCGATTAAAGCTTCATCGTATCCTGCTTTTTTATACAATTCAATTGCATCAGAATCAGCTTCTAATTCTCTATCCTTGCTGTAAGTGCTTAATTCGTAGTAGTTAGCGTTTTTCAAAACCGTTTTTTGTTTGAAGCGCTCCAAAACGTGTTTTCTCTTGTAATGGGCAATTTCATGCGCCAAAACATAAGCAATTTGGGCTTCACTACTTACTTGGGAAACTAACCCAGTGGTTACGAATATAACTCCTTGATCGGTTGAGAAAGCATTCGTTTCATTCGATTTTAAGGTGTAGAAACGCAATTCATTGAATGTTGTTGGGTCGTCTTTCAACAAATTTTTAGCAATATCTCTCACATAAATAGAAATAAGATCACCGAATAAACACACTTCTGAATGAATAATTTCATCAATGCTTGTGTGAATTCCTGTATAAAATTTTCTTCTTAGGGAAGGTGCTAAATCAGGACGGTCAACTTTTATATCTCGTTCTACTTTTTGATAGGTGGAAAGACTGAAGTCATCTGGTATTGAGCCGTTTGAGCCCATTGTTTGATAATGATCAAAATCTACTTTTGATTGGGCAAATAATTCGCAAGTCGCTAATAATAGCGTAGGAATTAGGATTAGATTAATTTTCAGCATACAAGTAAAATAATGCGGTAAAGATAATTAAATTTTGGATTTTGAATATAAGCTCATTTTTGGTTTAAGTAACGCTAATTTTGGAATATTCTTACATTTGCTTTCCTTGCAAAGAACTATGAAACAAAATTCCCTCTTTCGAAAAAAAACAGTTCAAGATATCTTGACAGCTAGCGAACAAAGTCAAGCTGATGGGCATGATACGCTTGGAAAACACTTAAAAGTGAGGGATTTAGCAGCTTTTGGAATAGCGGCTATTATTGGAGCTGGAATTTTCTCAACCATTGGTGAAGCTAGTTCAAATGGTGGGCCAGCTGTCATTTTCTTGTTTATTTTCACTGCCATTGCATGCGGATTTGCTGCTTTTGCATATGCTGAATTTGCTTCCATGGTTCCAGTTGCAGGGTCTGCTTATACCTATTCTTATGTTGCTTTTGGTGAAATCATTGCATGGACAATTGGCTGGGCACTCATCATGGAATATGCCATTGGAAACATTACGGTGGCCATCAGTTGGAGTGATTATTTCACTGGAATGTTGGAAGGCGTCAATATTCATCTCCCGCAATGGATTCAGACTGATTACCTGACTGCGTATAATGGATACAATGAGGCGGAAGCTCTTATTCAGGGAGGTAAAAACTTTGAGAACTTAGATGCTAGTTTACAAGCTGCTCATAAGGCATGGGAAACAGCCCCAACAATTTTTAATTTTCACCTTATTTTTGATTTACCAGCACTGTTTATCATTGTATTGATTACATGGCTTGTTTACCGTGGAATGAAGGAAAGTCGGAATGCGAGCAATGTGATGGTAATCATTAAATTAGCGATTATTTTACTGGTCATTGCTGTGGGTATTTTTTATGTAGACACAGATAATTGGAGTCCGTTTGCGCCTAATGGTGTTTCTGGGATTTTGAAAGGAGTTTCAGCTGTTTTCTTTGCCTATATTGGATTTGACGCCATTTCAACAACTGCTGAAGAATGTGAAAACCCACAACGAGATTTGCCTCGAGGAATGATGTGGGCAATTATCATTTGTACTATTCTGTATGTGATTATTTCTCTGATTTTGACAGGTTTAGTGAATTACAAAGTATTGGCTGTTGGTGATCCTTTGGCATTTGTATTCCGCGAAATAGATTTGAAATGGATGTCGGGAATAATTGCTGTTTCTGCCGTTATTGCGATGGCTTCCGTCTTGTTGGTATTCCAAATGGGGCAGCCACGTATATGGATGTCGATGTCTCGAGATGGATTGTTGCCAAAGAAATTTTCGAAAGTACACCCGAAATACAAAACACCTTCATTTGCAACTATCGTTGTTGGTTTTGTTGTTGCAGTTCCAGCATTATTCATGAATTTGACGATGGTAACGGATTTGTGTAGTATCGGAACTCTATTTGCTTTTGTACTTGTTTGCGGTGGAGTATTGATTCTTCAAAACAGAACGGATATTCCTCGTGGAAAATTCAGAACTCCTTATATGAATGGGAAATATGTATTACCGTTTTTAGTAGCTGGAGCAATTATTCTTGGATTTACTCAATATAAACCTGAATTAATGGGATTCCTAACCAATCAATCGGAATTGAAAGAAACAAAAGATTTGATTGTTGATTTATCGGAAAAGGAATCTGCTCAGTTGAAAGAAAGTATCATTTTAGTCGATAAAGCTGGATTTTCTCTTGTTGGATCTGATTTGCTGGCCTATTTCGAGCAAGAACCAAAAATTGACTTGAAAACTTCTTTGAGAGGAATCAAAAGCTCATCGAAAGCGGAAATAGCTTCTGAGTTGGATCAAAAAACAAAAGACCGATTGATTCATTTTTTGGAAGGATACGATGAAAAAGGATTGAAGCTAATGGATTCTGATTTGGAGAAGTATTTTGAGCAAGGGCCAAAGATTTCTATTGAAAATGCCTTAAAGCCAATTGGAGTTTCTGGAAAGCGATTATACAATAGTGGATTCTCTCATTTTGCACATAAGATTCCAACATGGATTTTTATCTTGTTTACTCTGTTTATTACCATTGTTACGATTCGCAAGAATTTGTCGTTGATTCCGCTTTTGGGATTGCTTTCTTGTTTGTACATGATGAGTCAGATTGAACTTAGAAATTGGATAGCTTTTGTTATTTGGCTATGTATCGGTTTGGTGATTTACTTCGTTTATAGTAGAAAAAATTCCAAATTGGGACTGAAAAAGACTTCAGATGAAAGACAATAGACTAATTTTCAGTCTTGCGTCTATTGTCTTACGTCTTTCCCATTCGTAATTATGTAATATATTCGTTCGTAATTGTAAGTGATTGATTATGAAAGCTACTACTGTTTTATTTTCTTTTTTACTGATTGGCTTTATTCTAATTTCTTGTAAAAAGAAAACCGTAGATCCTATCAACAGTGGTACTACTTACGCTTCAATGGAAGTTTATAAGGAAAGTGCAATGGGCGTTATTTACAACCAAGCAACAAACAGTGTGGCTTACAGTAAACCAGATCCTGACGGAACTTACAAGATTTATATTTCGAATTTCGATGGAACAGGAGAGACACAGCTAACTTACCCAGGTTGGGCTTCAAACAGGCATCAATGGGCTGAAGAATGGGATCCAACTGGTCAATATTTGTACTGTTACGTTGAAAAAACGGATTATGTAACCGAAAGTGGTCATACGAGAACTCCTGAAGATGCCATTCCAGGCTACGGAGCATACACTGATTTATGGATTATCAAACGAGATGGAAGTCAGGCTTGGCAAATGACCAAT from Fluviicola taffensis DSM 16823 carries:
- a CDS encoding M48 family metallopeptidase, yielding MLKINLILIPTLLLATCELFAQSKVDFDHYQTMGSNGSIPDDFSLSTYQKVERDIKVDRPDLAPSLRRKFYTGIHTSIDEIIHSEVCLFGDLISIYVRDIAKNLLKDDPTTFNELRFYTLKSNETNAFSTDQGVIFVTTGLVSQVSSEAQIAYVLAHEIAHYKRKHVLERFKQKTVLKNANYYELSTYSKDRELEADSDAIELYKKAGYDEALIEPTFDVLMYAYLPFDEVKIPMDFFNSKEFYMPSFKFPKEEFPITAEENYNDSKSSHPNISKRKKQVVDVLEKGTSWKGNATVVGGNRFAEIRNIARFESIRNSILALDLTNALYSIYVLEKEFPNSEYLKSMKAKTWLALAQSKSASLSKPFETKLHKEGEIAILHSILKKMEKAEMSTIALREIYDIKSSNPNNSEIQAIYQRMVETAATTKQFSLEAFSKYDYSTAIVKNKDYNDSIAKIPVDTLKKNEAVQNTGSKYDKIKKKRTADGNIDAQVFDSTNYYLYGMHDIMSDSGFVKQFKLAYNKSLNSKEKDSLARENKSKLIPTIPDLKSKSIALVDTDVEIAESSKKTIKLSESIKTHATELILAEGSKNGYTINTDNAPNNLTIEGINAFMYIKSALRQNENYGKVDFFPIDYVVIEEMSKKYNSDVILIPTIFYLDQKKSEPMEIARPVLATWYIPPVALMLLTGKLLDSQKTLINFIGIDLKTGHADYSEVYLISGRPSKVLLGSKYYEIFKSTN
- a CDS encoding amino acid permease produces the protein MKQNSLFRKKTVQDILTASEQSQADGHDTLGKHLKVRDLAAFGIAAIIGAGIFSTIGEASSNGGPAVIFLFIFTAIACGFAAFAYAEFASMVPVAGSAYTYSYVAFGEIIAWTIGWALIMEYAIGNITVAISWSDYFTGMLEGVNIHLPQWIQTDYLTAYNGYNEAEALIQGGKNFENLDASLQAAHKAWETAPTIFNFHLIFDLPALFIIVLITWLVYRGMKESRNASNVMVIIKLAIILLVIAVGIFYVDTDNWSPFAPNGVSGILKGVSAVFFAYIGFDAISTTAEECENPQRDLPRGMMWAIIICTILYVIISLILTGLVNYKVLAVGDPLAFVFREIDLKWMSGIIAVSAVIAMASVLLVFQMGQPRIWMSMSRDGLLPKKFSKVHPKYKTPSFATIVVGFVVAVPALFMNLTMVTDLCSIGTLFAFVLVCGGVLILQNRTDIPRGKFRTPYMNGKYVLPFLVAGAIILGFTQYKPELMGFLTNQSELKETKDLIVDLSEKESAQLKESIILVDKAGFSLVGSDLLAYFEQEPKIDLKTSLRGIKSSSKAEIASELDQKTKDRLIHFLEGYDEKGLKLMDSDLEKYFEQGPKISIENALKPIGVSGKRLYNSGFSHFAHKIPTWIFILFTLFITIVTIRKNLSLIPLLGLLSCLYMMSQIELRNWIAFVIWLCIGLVIYFVYSRKNSKLGLKKTSDERQ
- a CDS encoding T9SS type A sorting domain-containing protein; translated protein: MKLNLLLATSLLTGAAFGQFTQANEPTIGNTRIMYVLDSNAVNYATATATWDYSTTIGYPNSSKTVLVVDATTTANASNYAGATKAIEIPGFTTSYFSSTASDRSSQGYVFETGPGQTVQVRFDANPAKLMNYPYALTNTLTDTYSGDSQVPVLGSAATSGTITTTVDGTGTLKLNATTTLNNITRFKIVDNATATTLAGPVVVERVQYEYYDLSVTTNGLPVFVHSNLKVTSNLFNLDQTLVMSSVAPDEYLALSKNNKATFGVYPNPANESVLISGLSGNETVSIIDMAGRTILTAQNAGTSQSFNVSDVQAGIYTVVVLSNGNATTKKLTIN